A genomic window from Streptomyces broussonetiae includes:
- a CDS encoding bifunctional DNA primase/polymerase, with amino-acid sequence MTHRTTTRRAHMLSAALAAAARGWHVHPLRPGSKASALHGEHACPHTGECAGGHVKWEQRATTDPDRIRAAWTAGAFNVGIATGPSGLVVVDLDVPKEKSGKGSSDAPCGAATFSALCERAGQSWPTTYTVRTPSGGMHLYFTAPPGVRLPCTAKTVAPNVDTRAWGGNIVAAGSVTTAGAYEVTDNAPVAVLPAWLLHRLRPAPALAPAPAPLLVPGGATRRATVALEREAARVSKAPEGQRHDLLLKRTIAIGRFVVWGEIARDMVAEAFGLAGEAAGLPAAECHATIRDALAYSARTCRARGTA; translated from the coding sequence ATGACCCATCGCACCACCACACGGCGAGCGCACATGCTCTCCGCCGCTCTGGCCGCCGCCGCGCGCGGCTGGCACGTCCACCCGCTCCGCCCCGGCAGCAAGGCATCCGCCCTGCACGGCGAACATGCCTGCCCCCACACGGGCGAGTGCGCCGGCGGACACGTGAAGTGGGAGCAGCGCGCCACCACCGACCCCGACCGCATCCGCGCCGCGTGGACCGCGGGGGCGTTCAACGTCGGCATCGCCACCGGGCCCTCCGGCCTGGTCGTCGTCGACCTGGACGTACCCAAGGAGAAAAGCGGGAAGGGCAGTTCGGACGCGCCTTGCGGCGCGGCGACCTTTTCGGCGCTCTGCGAGCGCGCCGGACAGTCCTGGCCGACTACCTACACGGTGCGGACGCCCTCCGGCGGCATGCACCTGTACTTCACGGCCCCGCCAGGCGTGCGTCTGCCCTGCACGGCCAAGACCGTAGCGCCGAACGTCGACACCCGCGCGTGGGGCGGCAACATCGTCGCCGCAGGCAGCGTCACCACGGCCGGAGCGTACGAGGTGACCGATAACGCCCCCGTGGCGGTGCTGCCCGCGTGGCTGCTGCACCGCCTGCGGCCCGCGCCCGCACTGGCCCCGGCGCCCGCTCCGCTGCTGGTCCCGGGCGGGGCGACCCGTCGGGCCACGGTGGCGCTGGAGCGGGAGGCCGCGCGGGTCAGCAAGGCGCCGGAGGGGCAGCGGCATGACCTCCTGCTCAAGCGCACGATCGCCATCGGACGCTTCGTCGTCTGGGGAGAGATCGCCCGAGACATGGTCGCGGAGGCATTTGGGTTGGCCGGTGAGGCGGCCGGACTGCCGGCGGCCGAGTGCCACGCGACGATCCGGGACGCGCTGGCCTACTCCGCCCGTACCTGCCGCGCCCGGGGGACGGCATGA
- a CDS encoding tyrosine-type recombinase/integrase: MRYRDLSGKQCKENFEKRTAADSRAAKVKAELDGGTFVNRELGKQKFKAVAERWQETAVHRERTETNVERALRLHIYPTFGNRQIGSIQRADGQKWIKDRSAVIAPSTFATPWNVCTSILKMAHQEGIIPKYPWEGLKPPEVFYPEIHPLDPEAVKALIATASPRYRALVRQAASTGLRQGELFGLEDDEPTGTVAVKQQLIGPDKGVPYLGEPKTKQSYRAVPQGQSVVDEVERHRKEFPPKVVYIEDRTNPRKPVWRHARLLYTSETGGAIRRGSWAKVWARNIKRANAYLAKSGSKVRVPEGTTLHDLRHFYASVLIKNGATPKQVQMRLGHAKPSITLNVYTHLWEAEADRTADMMEAVLSDVP, encoded by the coding sequence GTGCGCTACCGGGATCTGTCCGGCAAGCAGTGCAAGGAGAACTTCGAGAAGAGGACGGCCGCAGACTCCCGGGCCGCCAAGGTGAAGGCTGAACTCGACGGCGGCACGTTCGTGAACCGGGAGCTCGGCAAGCAGAAGTTCAAGGCTGTGGCTGAGCGCTGGCAGGAGACGGCCGTACACCGCGAGCGGACCGAGACGAACGTCGAGCGGGCCCTACGGCTGCACATCTACCCGACGTTCGGCAACCGGCAGATCGGCAGCATCCAGCGAGCAGACGGCCAGAAGTGGATCAAAGATCGGTCCGCGGTCATCGCCCCGTCGACGTTCGCGACGCCCTGGAACGTCTGCACCAGCATCCTGAAGATGGCCCACCAAGAGGGCATCATCCCGAAGTACCCGTGGGAGGGCCTCAAGCCTCCCGAGGTGTTCTATCCGGAGATTCACCCGCTCGACCCGGAGGCGGTGAAGGCGTTGATCGCCACCGCGTCCCCGCGATATCGCGCGCTGGTGCGGCAGGCGGCTTCCACTGGACTCCGCCAGGGCGAGCTGTTCGGTTTGGAAGACGACGAGCCGACCGGGACCGTCGCGGTCAAGCAGCAGCTAATCGGCCCCGACAAGGGCGTGCCGTACCTGGGAGAGCCGAAGACCAAGCAGAGCTATAGGGCAGTGCCTCAGGGGCAGTCTGTCGTCGACGAGGTCGAGCGGCATCGCAAGGAGTTCCCGCCCAAGGTCGTGTACATCGAGGACCGGACGAACCCGCGTAAGCCCGTGTGGCGCCATGCTCGGCTGCTGTACACCAGCGAGACGGGCGGGGCGATCCGGCGCGGCAGCTGGGCGAAAGTGTGGGCCCGCAACATCAAGCGGGCGAACGCCTACCTGGCGAAGTCCGGCAGCAAGGTACGCGTCCCCGAGGGCACTACGCTTCACGACCTGCGCCACTTCTACGCCTCCGTGCTGATCAAGAACGGGGCGACACCGAAGCAGGTTCAGATGCGCCTCGGTCACGCTAAGCCATCGATCACGCTGAACGTCTACACGCATCTGTGGGAGGCGGAGGCGGATCGGACGGCCGACATGATGGAAGCCGTCCTGAGCGATGTGCCCTGA
- a CDS encoding DUF3631 domain-containing protein produces MTSTETPAPPTDGAVLLDEVEAFHRRFNIFPLDAAYVAVTLWDAHAHLLDCFDSTPRIAFLSPEPGSGKSRALEIVETLVPYPMVAVNASASALFRAVSGMEGRPTILFDEIDTIFGPKAGENEQLRGFLNAGHRRSGVMWRCVGDGANQQVQEFPSFCAVAVAGLGSLPDTILTRSVIVRMRRRAPNEKVEPFRQRIHEKEGHALRDRLANWAQSVRHLVDGVFPELPEGISDRPADVWEPLLAVAEAAGGAWPERARAACVELVNAAKTSDKGSIGIRLLTDLRDYVFNGIDRLPTVAILDRLHSLEEAPWADMSGKPLDARGLSRMLREYVTADNTPIAARNIKTGGSVMKGYYASDLHDAWQRYCPPPAQSALLPLPPLPGRSEL; encoded by the coding sequence GTGACCAGCACCGAGACGCCCGCACCGCCCACCGACGGCGCCGTACTGCTCGATGAGGTCGAAGCGTTCCATCGGCGCTTCAACATCTTCCCCCTCGATGCCGCGTACGTCGCCGTCACTCTGTGGGACGCGCACGCCCACTTGCTGGACTGCTTCGACTCCACCCCGCGGATCGCGTTCCTCTCGCCGGAGCCGGGATCCGGCAAGTCTCGGGCGCTGGAGATCGTGGAAACCCTCGTGCCGTACCCGATGGTCGCGGTCAACGCGTCCGCGTCCGCGCTCTTCCGGGCGGTCTCTGGGATGGAGGGACGGCCCACGATCCTGTTCGACGAGATCGATACCATCTTCGGGCCCAAGGCCGGGGAGAACGAACAGCTCCGGGGGTTCCTGAACGCGGGACACCGCCGCTCCGGCGTCATGTGGCGGTGCGTGGGCGACGGCGCAAACCAGCAGGTACAGGAGTTCCCGTCGTTCTGCGCGGTCGCGGTCGCCGGACTCGGCTCGCTGCCGGACACGATCCTGACCCGCTCCGTCATCGTCCGCATGCGGCGCCGCGCGCCGAACGAGAAGGTGGAGCCGTTCCGTCAGCGCATCCACGAGAAGGAGGGTCACGCGCTGCGCGACCGGCTCGCCAACTGGGCACAGTCTGTGCGCCATCTGGTTGACGGGGTGTTTCCGGAGCTCCCGGAGGGCATCAGCGACCGGCCCGCGGACGTGTGGGAACCCCTGCTGGCAGTCGCGGAGGCGGCCGGCGGTGCGTGGCCGGAGCGGGCCCGCGCCGCGTGCGTCGAGCTGGTGAACGCGGCCAAGACCAGCGACAAGGGCAGCATCGGCATCCGCCTGTTGACCGACCTGCGTGACTACGTGTTCAACGGCATCGATCGCCTGCCCACCGTCGCCATCCTGGACCGGCTCCACAGCCTCGAAGAGGCGCCGTGGGCGGACATGAGCGGCAAGCCCCTGGACGCACGTGGCCTCTCGCGGATGCTGCGCGAGTACGTCACCGCGGACAACACCCCGATCGCGGCCCGCAACATCAAGACTGGCGGAAGCGTCATGAAGGGCTACTACGCGAGCGACCTTCACGACGCATGGCAGCGCTACTGTCCACCCCCCGCTCAAAGTGCGCTACTTCCGCTACCTCCGCTACCGGGCAGGTCAGAGCTCTGA
- a CDS encoding DUF4232 domain-containing protein yields MLRHSTLPRLFRPLPGRGAATVLTAALLGLTAAGAAWSATPTAARTSAAVRTCTVSDLYLSMGRKEGAAGSVYWPVRFTDTSTTSCALRGYPGVSVLDAAHHQLGPAATRSGSSYGTVTLAPGHSAASVIRTANGPVGGPCLRTGTYLRVYPPASRTAALIPAPWTTCSGIFQVGPVNTEGVI; encoded by the coding sequence ATGCTTCGTCACTCAACTCTTCCGAGACTGTTCCGGCCACTGCCCGGGCGCGGCGCGGCCACCGTACTGACCGCGGCGCTCCTGGGGCTGACGGCGGCGGGAGCGGCATGGAGCGCGACGCCGACGGCGGCCCGGACCTCGGCCGCTGTCCGTACCTGCACGGTGAGCGACCTGTATCTCTCCATGGGCCGCAAGGAGGGTGCGGCCGGCTCGGTGTACTGGCCGGTCCGGTTCACCGACACCAGCACCACCAGCTGCGCCCTGCGCGGCTACCCGGGCGTCAGCGTCCTGGACGCCGCCCACCACCAGCTCGGCCCGGCGGCCACCCGCAGCGGCAGCTCCTACGGCACGGTCACGCTCGCTCCGGGGCACTCGGCCGCGTCGGTCATCCGCACCGCCAACGGCCCGGTGGGCGGCCCTTGCCTGCGCACCGGCACCTACCTGCGGGTCTACCCGCCGGCCTCCCGCACCGCAGCCCTGATACCGGCCCCCTGGACGACCTGCTCCGGGATCTTCCAGGTGGGTCCGGTGAACACGGAGGGCGTGATCTGA
- the ssb gene encoding single-stranded DNA-binding protein translates to MSFGETPITIIGNLTADPELKFTASGQALARFTVASTPRTFDRESNQWKDGTSTFFRCAAWRTLAEHVAESLGKGSRVVLSGRIRQHDWQTPEGENRSMLAVEVDEIGASLRFTTVQINGKRTSGAAPSGDPWNTGDNRPEPGNEPPF, encoded by the coding sequence ATGTCGTTCGGAGAGACCCCGATCACCATCATCGGCAACCTGACCGCCGACCCGGAACTGAAGTTCACCGCCTCCGGCCAGGCACTGGCTCGCTTCACGGTCGCTTCGACCCCGCGCACCTTCGACCGCGAGTCGAACCAGTGGAAGGACGGCACGTCCACATTCTTCCGCTGCGCCGCCTGGCGCACACTCGCCGAACACGTCGCCGAATCGCTGGGCAAGGGCTCGCGGGTCGTGCTTTCCGGCCGGATCCGTCAGCACGACTGGCAGACACCGGAGGGCGAGAACCGCTCGATGCTCGCCGTCGAGGTCGACGAGATCGGCGCGTCCCTGCGCTTCACCACCGTCCAGATCAACGGCAAGCGCACCAGCGGCGCCGCTCCGTCCGGCGACCCGTGGAACACCGGGGACAACCGTCCCGAGCCGGGCAACGAGCCGCCGTTCTAA
- a CDS encoding helix-turn-helix domain-containing protein, translated as MKKYLTTAEVADRYRTSPATVRYWRYAGTGPQCFIRRGRHVLYDAEALDKFDAEEIGGRCAA; from the coding sequence ATGAAGAAGTACCTGACGACCGCGGAAGTCGCCGACCGCTACCGCACGTCGCCCGCAACTGTCCGCTACTGGCGGTACGCCGGAACCGGCCCGCAGTGCTTCATCAGGCGCGGCCGACATGTTCTGTACGACGCCGAAGCGCTCGACAAGTTCGACGCTGAAGAGATCGGAGGCCGATGCGCAGCATGA